The genomic window ATTAATTGCTGTAagcgctttgttaatagctgctatagttgttaagttacaacgcgtcaaagtatggtgtagttgtgatgatttggttgttgcgcgactctggttgttgcgcgcacggacacggtaaaGGGTTTAATGTGGATGTTTCACATCTGCTCCAACATGCGCGGTTGCACTAAATTAGCAGCACCTACCATATCGAGACACATCGCAACTTCCTCGGCTCTTCACGATGTCCGACATTATTCGACCTTCCGTCTTTACGCTTAAGCGCTCAATGCTTCTTCCCAGGGGAATGAGTGCTACAGTTACGGTTCCATTGTGTAATATCACTTGAGCTTGCTGGTTGCCAGCCATGGCTCGTTTACGCACTCGACACATTGCTTTCTGTGCAGTTCTTGTCTTATTcatattcttcttcttaccGGCGAACCACACGATCGCCTATCTTCCGCAATCCAGCTATGGCTCCTCCTCTAGAACCGGAACCCACGCGCTCGCGCGGTACATGAACGATCCCGTCTATGTTCCCGACATTCGCGCGAAGAACAGCAGCTTCGACTGGAGTTCAGTCAGAATAGCGCATCCACCTCCGCTCACGCCCGTTCTACCTCCGCCCGTCGCCCATCGACCCCGCATCCAGTACCGGTTTAAGCCAGACCGCGCAGACGTCGCCGTAATACAGGAGCAACGACGCTTGGAAGTGAAGCGAGTCTTCCAAAAGAGCTGGGCGAGCTACAGAGCAAAGGCATGGATGAAAGATGCACTCAAACCTATAAGCGGACAGTATGTCGACCAGTTCTCTGGCTGGGCTGCGACACTGGTGGATAGCCTGGATACGTTATGGATGATGGGGATGAGGGAGGAGTTCTACGAGGCTGTGGAAGCGGTGGCTTCTATCGATTTTGGAAAGAGTACTGCTGCTACGGTGAACACGTTCGAGACGTGTATTCGGTACTTGGGCGGCCTGCTAGCTGCATATGATTTGAGCGGACATGAAGTTTTGTTGAAGAAGGCAATTGAGGTTGGCGATCTGCTGTATGCAGGGTTTAACACGGAGAACGGGATGCCCGTAGATTTCATCAACTTTGAAAGCGCGAAAGAGGGATCCGGTCTGAGGGTGGAGAGTCAGGTGGTCAGCGCGAGTCCAGGGACGATCACACTGGAGTTCAGCAGGCTGAGCCAGCTCACAGGCGACAACAAGTATTATGCAGCGGTATCGCAGGTCATGGAACTGTTCTACCAGAATCAGAATGCAACGAGGTTACCGGGTATGTGGCCGATGATGGTGTCCATGAGCCAGAAAGACGTGGTTTCTGGCTATCAGTTCACCATCGGTGGCAACGCAGATTCGTTGTACGAGTACCTGCCCAAGGCTCATGCGCTGCTTGGTTCGACGGACCCGAGTTCAGCAAAGTACGAGGCCATGTCGCGCTACTTCATGGACACGGCGAGAGACAATCTCTTCTTCCGACCCATGATTCCAGGAGGCGAAGACATCCTGATCTCTGGCAACTGCGATGTCCTGGATGGCGGCGCACGTCTCGATCCCGAGAGCGAACATCTCTCCTGCTTCATTGGTGGGCTCTATGCACTAGGTGGTCGTTTGTTCAGCAGTGACGAGTATCTCGACATCGGAGCAAAGCTAGCCCGTGGATGCGCCTACGCCTACAGATCGTTTCCCACAGGCATCATGCCAGAGCGCTACAACATGGCCTTGTGTCCTGGCAAGAATCATCGAGCAGACTGCGCTTGGGACGAAGCTGCTTTTGCTGAGGAAGCCGCCAACCGCCCGCAATACAAATCAGACCTACCAAAAGGGTTCACTACTGCCAAAGACCCTCGGTATATCCTCCGACCTGAGGCAATTGAGTCAATCTTCATCCTTTGGCGCATCACAGGTGATGCGTCTTTCCGCGAGACGGCTTGGGACATGTTCGAGGCTGTGGCTAATGCTACGGATACTCAGTACGCAAATGCTGCGATCATGGATGTCAATATAGTAGGTGGAGGTGTAAAGGAGGACTACATGGAGAGCTTTTGGATGGCGGAGACACTAAAGTACTTCTACTTGTGCTTTGCAGATACCGATTTGATCAGTCTGGATGATTTTGTCCTGAACACAGAAGCGCATCCTTTCCGATTATCGAAGGGTTAGCAAGATCTCCATACAATCATCTGGGAAGGCATTGACGGTATTTGGTTCCTGTAGGCTACAAACCCTCATCATGCAACAACCATAATCTCCTGCAGAGCCTCATGTACTGACAACAATGCCGCCAACTCCACAGACCCACTTGTTTTAGTGCTTGCAGAAGATTGGTGTTCCTGAATTGGACGTTCAAAACAGCGGGAGCCTAGCGCCGCCCCTGGACCAAGCATCCCAAGCCGAGCCTCAGCACTCTTCTCTCCCCCATTCTACGTCAGTACAGTTGCTTTACAGTCATTCTTTTGTCTGCCTTCATTTTTAATCCAGTCGTTCTTTAGACAACTAGCTCTTACCGAATCCTACACTCTCTCCACCTCTCCAGATCAACTCCTGTCGAACATCTTCCAAACTCGCACCACTCAGTCGCTATGCGTTTCTCTACCGTCGCTGCCACCGCTCTGGCAGCCAGTCCTGTCATTGTAGCCGCAGCCAAGGGCAGCATGGGCTTTGCGCTTGGCACCAAGCAGCCTTCCGGAAGCTGCAAGACGCAGACTGACTACGAGGACGATTTCGAAGCCATCAAGCGCGCATCTGACGCGACTATTGTTCGTGGTTACTCTGCCTCAGACTGCGACTCAGCGAAGAACATCATGCCCGCCGCCAAGAGCAAGGGTTTCAAGGTCGTTCTTGGTATCTGGTACGCGAACATACATAACGCAAGAAGTCTGGCAATCACAAGGCTAATACATACGCAGGCCTGATGTAGAGGACTCCTTCCAGAAGGATCTCAAGGCTATCACCGACGTCGCCAGCACCTATGCCGACTCCATCTACGCCGTCACCGTTGGCTCCGAGACTCTCTACCGCGGCAACTTCACCGGCCCCGAGCTGAAGGAGAAGATCAGCACCGTAAAGGGCAAGCTGCCCAAGGGCATCAAAGTTGGAACCGCCGACTCCTGGAACAAATTCGCCGACGGTACCGGTGACGCTATCATTGGCACCGCGGACATCATCATGGTGAACGCCTTCGCCTTCTGGCAGGGCGCTTCGCGCGACAACGCAACGAAGGTGTACTTGAACGACATGTTTGAGGCGATTACACACATTGAGAAAGTTGCCGGTGGCGTTGACAAGACGCCCGAGATCTGGAATGGCGAGACTGGATGGCCCACCGTCGAGAACACCGACTACGAAGCAGCCAAGGGTGGATTGGACAACGCTAAGCACTTCTACCAGTACGGATTCTGCTCGCTGCTCGATTGGGGCTACAACGCTTTCTACTTTGAGGCTTTCGATGAGTCCTGGAAGCCGGCTTCCGTTGGTGACAACGGCAAGGTAGCAGATGAGACTGCGTGGGGTGCCATGACTGCGCAAAGAGAAACCAAGTTCTCGCTCGTGTGCGAGTCGAGATCCTGAGAGATTGTTGTACATATGGCCGAGGTGCATTGAGGATGGGAATGTACAGTTGCATGTATGGCGTCGATTGATTCGTATATTCGTGTAGATTTTGCCCTGGATTTTTGCTTTTTCTTCTTCCACTTTCATGTCCTGAGAGAACATGATCTGAAACTAGGAAAGTAATGAAGTGAGCAATCTTAGATAAGGTGGGTGGGAGCTTCCCATGTTGCCATAAAGCTCAGGCGTGGTGGCTTCCAATTCTTGCCCAAACAGCATTACATAAAGGCCTTTAGCAGTTTCCCGCAGGAGACTTGAAAAGCTAATCACACCTGTAGTCTTCTACGTACTCACAAGCATATGATACTCCTGCAAAGCCATTCTACGTGCCTCCTAACTTTTAGAGTGAATTGAATGGGTCCGAGATTAGTGCTCGCTTGCTTTTCGGCCGGTCTGGCCGAGCTTTGGCCGAAAACATTATCGAACCGCCTGGCTGAAGATTGATATCCAGCCACATATTCGCAATGGCTTCGTCGTTTTTGAGTGAGTTTCCCGCCAAAGCTCCTGCAGCTCCGACACGAAAGCTCCGATATGTAGATGTACGGTCACACCCTTTCCGAACTCAACATCATTAGCTGATTCATGAAACTCAGGTCGCCGTTACAGCAACAGCAAAAGATTTTGCAGGCATATATCGCGGGAAGCAGTACCATGAGCCCGACTTCGAGGCTGTCCTAGACCGAGCAGCAGTATCTGGCGTAGATAAAGTAATGCTCACAGGCATGCTACTTTCAGACGTGCCTGTCAATCTCGATAttgcaagaagaagaaaagaacAATGCAGAGTCACTATTGGTGTACATCCATATCATGCCGCTGAGGCTGATGAAGGAGGCGAACAGTATTATCAGGATCTTGCAAAAGCAATCAATACTACCGTCCAAGAGGAGCCTGGACTGTTAGCCGCGTTTGGAGAACTGGGGTTGGATTACGATCACCTAGCTGCAGCATCCAAAGAAACCCAGATTCGCGTGTTCAAACGACAGCTCGACATGGTCGTCTCCGAGGGATGGCAATTACCACTGTTTCTACACTGTCGAGCAGCCTTCGACGACTTTGTGGCAATTCTAACACCCTACTTGGAACGCCTACCTCTTAAATTTGGCTTGGTCCACTCTTTTGTCGGCACCACATCGCAGATGCAAACACTCATTCACATGGGACTCGAGGTAAGCGTCAACGGGTTCAGCTTCCGCGACCATGAGAGTCTGGAGATGGTTTGCGCTATCCCTCTAGAGAAAATGCAAATCGAGACGGACGCGCCGTGGGGCGAAATCCAAGCTACAAGCGAAGTATCAAAGGCGTATCTAAAGAACGCAACGAAGTTATCATACGttgcgaagaagaaggataAATTCGTTATGGGTGAGATGGTCAAAGAGAGGAACAAAAGTTGTAAGATGGAAGGTGTCGCGCTGATCGTTGCGGGGCTAAAGGGCGTCAGTGTTGAGGAGGTAGCTGATGCAGCATACACCAACAGCACAAAAATGTTCTGGGGAAATGCCAAGTAATGCAATGTACACATGGGAGCACGTAAAAGCTTGTATATCGGGACTTGATCACTCTTGTCGCAAGCGATCAATTACTATGTAGAAGAAGTCAAGGACACCCCAATCCAAGAAGTCACCAGCCTCAGGCGCCACGTCAACCTCAACAATGCGGTCTTACAAGCCACAGCCCAAATCCCTGACCAGAGGCAAGGAACTGGGAGGTGAAACAGAGAACACAGCTCCTGCTACGGAATGTGCTGCGACTGGACTCGGTACGAGAAAAGGGCCCGGTTCAACCAATGTGTGGATTGTTGTGAACTTCTCTGAATAGTACAAACGACAGCTTTCGCATTGCCTTTGAGTAGCCTCCGATATCCCAGACAGCTTTTGAGCGATTCAAACAGCCTTTATGATGTCGGTCTTGCGTCTTCGAGAACTAGTGCGCGCTAGCAGCTTAGTCGGATGAATGATCGTTCCTGCCATCTGTGTACGCAAGCACTTCTACCTGGCATGGGCGACCTAACCTGCCCATGCCATTAGCAGCTTTTCCAATGCCAAATAAATTGATCTTACACTGATGGTGTTCTACTGACTCCAGAGTTACCTTCAGACTCTTCCTATCGAATACTTCGCGCAACGCGTCCATTATATTCACGATGACCATTACCGAAATCGCTCTGCTGCACCTCTCGCCAGATGTCGCTGTTGACGACGCCAAGCTCCGTTCGAAACTTGTCCGCGCGAAGACCGTTATGCAAGAGTTTACTGGCCGATCCTTCTATTATCTCCAGCAAATCGAGGATCCAACGTACGTCTACATAGTTGGGGAATGGGAGTCTTTGAGCCAGCATATGAACGATTTCATTCCAGGCTCGGACAATCAGGCAGTTCTCGAGAGCCTCAGGGGTTTGATGAGTGTGGAGTGGCTGCTGCACATTGATGTGCCGCATGCAGGCCTGCCGCTACCAAGTACTGTTACGAACAAGCACAAGGCCCCAGTTTACGGGATCGTCAGGCACTATATCAAGGACGGTCAGAAGAGCCAGTTTCAGCAGACGTTCGATATGGAGAAGCATAATCTGCAGGAATTCGTGACCAAGGGCGATTTTGGAGGGGGCTGGCGTGTTGACAAGGAAGGCAACAAGGACGAATGGGTACTGTTGACACCATGGACGAGCGTTGAGCAGCATCATGCGTTCGCAGAGACGGATGGATTTGCGAATTATGGCAAGATTCGAGAACACATTGATGGCGCAGAGATTAAGCACGCCCGGATATTAGACATTTAGTCTGCACAGCTTGACGTTATCATCTCAAACAGTTGTTATCCTGGGTACAGTCTATCTGAGACTGAGTGCATCTAGAAGAAAGTAAAAGTAGATAGATGTATAGTGTAGTGCAACCGAGTAGTCAGGTGCAACGGAAAAGTGATCAAGTCCCTGAATACCTTTTCCTCTTATTATCTCCCTGCAGCAGAGCAGTGCTTTCGGAGGCCCAAGAGTGAAAGACATTACTGATAAGAAAGAAAAACCAACTCCGCCTCACTGCAAATCCCAGTCTTTTTGTAATGAAGATCGCCTTTGTCTCCAGCTCTGTGCTGGTTGTCAATGAGAATTTATGATTCCTGACCTCACCACTTGAAGGAGCAGAATAGTGCGATATTAAAGAATGCCTCATGTTTCTGTTGATGATGGGGCTGAGTGTAAGGACGAGGGAGAAGAACGACATGACAATACGCTGACGCTTGCTGATGTCAATTCGTGGAAACGCTGAAATGATCGCACATGCTTTACGAGCTCAGGAAGATGTCACATCGGGCAATCGAAGATGTGCTATTGGGTTTGATTACTCCCGAGATTCACTCCACCATACTAACAATTGTTCTAGTCGAGCATTCGTACAAAAGAACATGCCACCAGCGTTTTTGGGGATTCGGCGCGCAGCATACTTTCATCAGCTGAAACAGCAACGGCAAAACTTGCTACTATCTATGGTGACGACAGCTTCAATTGTAGTATTATCATGATGTAGTGCTTTACTACGCCCTTTTTTCTTTCGTTGGCCGTCCATATGAATACTTATACTGCTTGGTGGCAATAACAACAATGATAGCAGCACTAAAAGGAGTTCTGCCAGGGTGAAAACTGTTCAAGATACAAGCTATACTTATGTCATAGCATGGAGAGATTGCAGGTACAACATAGACCATGCTAGATTACTAGCAGAACGTGCAGGTAGTCAGCTCGCTACATGTCCGAAGGGTCTAAACAAACTTTTCACAGCGGCATGCAGAAAGTTGAGGACTGGATTGTTCAGAGCATAACAGTTGGAAGCCTCGTTGTGGCGTTGCGCTAGCTTTTCAATGCATCCTTCTGGGTACGTAAATGCATGCAAAGCTGTCTCTACATGTGTTTATCCGTCGAATCGTTCTCCACAGGGAACCGTCGTGGCCTGTTAGGTCAAAGATTGTGACGTGTAGTGGGGGAATTGTTGCGTCCATGAACCGCTTGAGTATACGACTGCCGCAGGGCTTTGTATTTTTCACTAATGACGGCAAGTGTTTCCCGGAGAGGTCTCGTAGGAGCCCTGAAAGGATTGGATACCGCTCCTCCAATCGAAACACCCCACTGAGACACTATACGTCTGTCCACAATCTGTTCACTACAAACCATCCTGACTCGTTGAGATAAATCAATGGCTGTACCTAATTCGATGGACCCTATGCAAGTAAAGATGGGAAATTGAGCCACAGTCAGTCACATGACAGCCATACAGACGTTTCCATTGGTCTATCTGTTCACCTTCACTGGCTGCTGGTTAGCAGATAACCGAGTTTCTGAAGGAATAAGAGTACTTGCAACTTGTTTCTTTCCAATCAACTTGCCCTTTCAACCTATCTCTCACCAAAATATGATATCCTGTCACAGGTAACGAACAGCCTCGAAGCAAGGATAGCTGTAGCTCGCCGTGCCATTCAATTATCGCCTTTGTCGTGGAGATCGCATGCCCTTTGTCTGAAATACGTCAAGGGACAGCCTGACACCAGCTGGTCAACAACCCGAATAGATGGATTGGAACCGGAAGCGACGGAACGGCTTGAACCAGGGACGGATGTCGAGAGT from Ascochyta rabiei chromosome 2, complete sequence includes these protein-coding regions:
- a CDS encoding Glucan 1,3-beta-glucosidase, which gives rise to MRFSTVAATALAASPVIVAAAKGSMGFALGTKQPSGSCKTQTDYEDDFEAIKRASDATIVRGYSASDCDSAKNIMPAAKSKGFKVVLGIWPDVEDSFQKDLKAITDVASTYADSIYAVTVGSETLYRGNFTGPELKEKISTVKGKLPKGIKVGTADSWNKFADGTGDAIIGTADIIMVNAFAFWQGASRDNATKVYLNDMFEAITHIEKVAGGVDKTPEIWNGETGWPTVENTDYEAAKGGLDNAKHFYQYGFCSLLDWGYNAFYFEAFDESWKPASVGDNGKVADETAWGAMTAQRETKFSLVCESRS
- a CDS encoding Mannosyl-oligosaccharide 1,2-alpha-mannosidase, encoding MARLRTRHIAFCAVLVLFIFFFLPANHTIAYLPQSSYGSSSRTGTHALARYMNDPVYVPDIRAKNSSFDWSSVRIAHPPPLTPVLPPPVAHRPRIQYRFKPDRADVAVIQEQRRLEVKRVFQKSWASYRAKAWMKDALKPISGQYVDQFSGWAATLVDSLDTLWMMGMREEFYEAVEAVASIDFGKSTAATVNTFETCIRYLGGLLAAYDLSGHEVLLKKAIEVGDLLYAGFNTENGMPVDFINFESAKEGSGLRVESQVVSASPGTITLEFSRLSQLTGDNKYYAAVSQVMELFYQNQNATRLPGMWPMMVSMSQKDVVSGYQFTIGGNADSLYEYLPKAHALLGSTDPSSAKYEAMSRYFMDTARDNLFFRPMIPGGEDILISGNCDVLDGGARLDPESEHLSCFIGGLYALGGRLFSSDEYLDIGAKLARGCAYAYRSFPTGIMPERYNMALCPGKNHRADCAWDEAAFAEEAANRPQYKSDLPKGFTTAKDPRYILRPEAIESIFILWRITGDASFRETAWDMFEAVANATDTQYANAAIMDVNIVGGGVKEDYMESFWMAETLKYFYLCFADTDLISLDDFVLNTEAHPFRLSKG